The stretch of DNA atacaagccaggatgccattggccttcttggccacctgggcacactgctggtttcatgttcagccaagcgtcgaccaacacccccaggtccgtttcctccacacggtcttccagccactctgccccaagcctgtagcgttgctTGGGGTtcttgtggccaaagtgcaggatccggcacttggtcttgttgaacctcatcccgttggcttcagcccagagatccagcctgtccagatctctctgtagggcctctctacccccaggcagatcaacacttcctgccagcttggtgtcatctgcaaacttactgagggtgctctcaatgccctcatccaggtcatcagtgaagatactgaagaggacaggccccagcaccgacccctggggaacaccactcgtgaccggttgccagctggatttaactccattcaccaccactctctgggcctggccctccagccagctccttacccagcaaagagtgtacctgtccaagccacgggctgccagtttctccaggagaatactgtgggagacagtgtcaaaagctttgctgaagtctaggtagaccatatcaacagcctttcccttatTCACCAGAcaggtcactcaatcatagaaggagatcaggttggtcaagcaggacctgtccttcacaaacccatgttggctgggcctgatcccccagttgtcctgcaaatgccccatgatctccctcaggacaatctgctccatagccttccctggcactgaggacaggctgacaggcctgtagttccccggggTTTACAAGTCTTCATCCAGCCGTCCTCTCCAGCACCCTGTGAGAGGGAGGGAAGTGTGAATGCTCCTTCCCTGCAATGACGAAGTTTCTGAAGCATTGGGATGAAGCTTGCACCTTCTCAGGGGTTCGCCTTTGCTCTCCCACAGGTGTCAGGGAACTTGCCCCTGTCATCAGGGTACGGCTGGAGCCTCCAGCACCAGGAGGCTGGAGGCGGCAGCgggaggcagagcagcacagacatCTGCACTACCTGGGAGACAGTGCGGCATCCTTGCCCTTCCCCGCAGCGTCCCAGCACGACGGCCGCTTTCCCcgcttcctcccctcccccaggACGCGACTCTTCCCCTCGGGCCTCTCTCCCCGCCCGCTCCACGCTCGGCTCCCTCCGTTCCGTTCCGCGCCGCTCCAGCTCCGCTCCCAGGCGGGACGCGGCAGCGCAGCACACGGGCACGGCCGCTGCACGGCGTTTATTGGGCGTGCTGCTAGAGCAGCGTGGTGGTGTGAAAACTGACTCCCAGAGCGATGGGCTTGTAGCTGCAGCGTTGCCTAAGAGTACCCCAGGCCAAGTAACGAGCTCTAAAAGCGTGCACGTATCTTGCGCTTCTGCTTGGACCGGTTTGTGACAGCAACTGGAGCTTGCCTTGAGAGATGTGACCacggcaggcagcagcaggaggtctGTGTGAAGGGCTGATGGCAGCCCATGGTGgatgctgccagagctgctccaggacGAGAGTTTCAGCCACGGCCAAGCTCTGTGAGGACAGGATGAGAAGAGATGTTTCAGTGCTGGGTCTCCTCGGTGCTTTCCTACCGTGCCAAGCTCCCACCTGCCTCCCTACCTGCTTCCACCACTCTGATGCAGATGGAGACATAAGCAGGTTGCAAGCCCCCAAGTCCTCTGACAGCGTACAGCCCATGGAGCTGCCCCGTGGCCATGTCCCTGTGAGAGCACTCCACGGTTCCGCTGGGACTGGACACGTGGAGGGAGATGGGGCACCGCTGGGAGCCCAGCAGGTTCCTCACCACTGTGTGCACATCAACCTTCCTAATGGATGGGGCTTCACTCTCAGTGTCAgatgctttttctccctttttcatttctatctgCACAGTGAGGCTTTGTTTGGGGTATGGCACCATGTCTTTGGGCTTTGAAGTCCAATTCAGCACTCCAGTGATACTGCATATATCTGAAATGTGATGATTTTCACAAAGGTTTTGTTTGAGTTGACAACTGTAGGCTAAGACCAGgttctgctctgattttttctcagctgttttttccattttaccaAGCTCTTCTATGCTTTGGTGCTCTCCCCCTGCAGCCTGAATTTGATCTGCAGCATTCTGGACTTGCTGTTCAGACGTCACAGCTGGGAGAATCTCAAAGGCAAGTAAACTGTCCTCATGGTTCACAGCTTTGCTGGGCATGAGATAAACCTCTGGATTGTAGACGGCTGCCCCAGGAATAATATCAGAGCTTGGA from Numida meleagris isolate 19003 breed g44 Domestic line chromosome Z, NumMel1.0, whole genome shotgun sequence encodes:
- the LOC110390308 gene encoding uncharacterized protein LOC110390308 isoform X2, with protein sequence MWIYKASMSLYSGDHHVQTPSNTGRRRAVGPIHIHLHQGFLPSSEALGFTVLSSREPPTLPHRIQQSKAQQQLQNRVRSATIIQAAWRGYQARRELDEMNKAAVKIQAVWRGYQARRELDEMNTAAVKIQAAYRGHRIRQALPLGFYNCLRDKKAALGGKKKEEEGVMSELGVPGTLECNMLCEETSHAPAATSKTESPAASRRDRHGPSSDIIPGAAVYNPEVYLMPSKAVNHEDSLLAFEILPAVTSEQQVQNAADQIQAAGGEHQSIEELGKMEKTAEKKSEQNLVLAYSCQLKQNLCENHHISDICSITGVLNWTSKPKDMVPYPKQSLTVQIEMKKGEKASDTESEAPSIRKVDVHTVVRNLLGSQRCPISLHVSSPSGTVECSHRDMATGQLHGLYAVRGLGGLQPAYVSICIRVVEAELGRG
- the LOC110390308 gene encoding uncharacterized protein LOC110390308 isoform X1, with the protein product MWIYKASMSLYSGDHHVQTPSNTGRRRAVGPIHIHLHQGFLPSSEALGFTVLSSREPPTLPHRIQQSKAQQQLQNRVRSATIIQAAWRGYQARRELDEMNKAAVKIQAVWRGYQARRELDEMNTAAVKIQAAYRGHRIRQALPLGFYNCLRDKKAALGGKKKEEEGVMSELGVPGTLECNMLCEETSHAPAATSKTESPAASRRDRHGPSSDIIPGAAVYNPEVYLMPSKAVNHEDSLLAFEILPAVTSEQQVQNAADQIQAAGGEHQSIEELGKMEKTAEKKSEQNLVLAYSCQLKQNLCENHHISDICSITGVLNWTSKPKDMVPYPKQSLTVQIEMKKGEKASDTESEAPSIRKVDVHTVVRNLLGSQRCPISLHVSSPSGTVECSHRDMATGQLHGLYAVRGLGGLQPAYVSICIRVVEAGREAGGSLAR